The following coding sequences lie in one Sporomusaceae bacterium FL31 genomic window:
- a CDS encoding secretion protein HlyD: MVLMGNKKRIALILAVAVIFTGIIGYRIYGNVSANKARAENMAKSKTVAVQVAQIGRRDINPTMTFSASLDPVWSADISSKVDGRINILDVNEGDRVEAGAVVAALETNDLQAQVIQAQGNLLAAQSGLEQAELDYNRYAALAEQGAVSAQMLDNARTKRDSSAGQVKAAQGSLNLMQEKLNNANVVTPRSGVITKRFMQAGTFARAGSALVTVADTSTLLAKATVGESQVGSLTVGSNVAVRVDALAGQTFEGVITRISPMAALPARTFTAEISVPNDKAMLKAGMFAKVEVPTQVHAGVLAVPETALVMREDQKTVYVVGADNKVQQRVLTVGFVDGGWVEVLEGVQEGETIVTAGQNKLRDGVEITPTGDGGQ; this comes from the coding sequence ATGGTGCTTATGGGAAATAAGAAAAGAATCGCGTTAATACTTGCCGTAGCCGTCATATTTACCGGCATAATCGGCTATCGTATTTATGGCAATGTTTCGGCCAATAAGGCCCGCGCCGAAAATATGGCGAAAAGCAAAACTGTTGCTGTTCAGGTAGCGCAAATCGGTCGACGTGATATTAATCCGACTATGACATTTTCTGCGAGCCTTGATCCTGTGTGGAGCGCAGATATTTCTTCAAAAGTGGATGGCAGAATTAATATTCTCGATGTTAATGAAGGGGATAGAGTTGAAGCTGGGGCTGTTGTAGCTGCCCTTGAAACCAACGATTTACAGGCACAGGTTATCCAGGCTCAGGGTAATCTATTGGCGGCTCAGTCAGGTTTGGAGCAGGCAGAATTAGATTATAACCGCTATGCGGCATTGGCTGAACAGGGAGCTGTTTCGGCACAAATGCTGGATAATGCCAGAACAAAACGTGATTCTAGTGCTGGCCAAGTAAAAGCGGCACAAGGTTCATTGAATTTAATGCAAGAAAAATTAAATAATGCAAATGTTGTCACACCACGCAGTGGTGTAATCACTAAGCGGTTTATGCAGGCAGGAACCTTTGCACGTGCAGGCTCAGCGCTGGTCACTGTTGCTGATACTTCGACCTTGCTGGCTAAAGCTACTGTAGGTGAATCGCAAGTAGGCAGCCTAACCGTTGGCTCTAATGTTGCGGTGCGCGTTGATGCATTAGCTGGACAGACCTTTGAGGGTGTTATCACTCGCATATCGCCGATGGCTGCATTACCGGCGCGTACCTTTACAGCTGAAATCAGCGTACCGAATGATAAAGCGATGCTAAAAGCAGGCATGTTTGCCAAAGTTGAGGTTCCAACCCAAGTTCATGCTGGTGTTCTGGCAGTCCCGGAAACAGCCTTGGTGATGCGTGAAGATCAAAAAACTGTTTATGTTGTTGGGGCTGACAATAAAGTCCAACAGCGTGTCTTAACAGTTGGCTTTGTTGATGGTGGCTGGGTTGAAGTTCTTGAAGGTGTTCAAGAAGGAGAAACCATTGTTACTGCAGGGCAAAACAAACTCAGAGATGGAGTTGAAATTACTCCGACTGGGGATGGTGGTCAATAA
- a CDS encoding multidrug ABC transporter — protein MGAIATFIKRPVFTLMLVMLLVVFGAGAYPSLGIDLYPDVDFPLVSVSVSFPGASPEEMESLITKPVEDAVSSLSGIKNLSSVTREGSSQTTIEFEFGTDPKLAANEVREKVAGARRRLPDGIDEPVVQRFDMSAQAIATFSLSSETRSPGEIRKLATDLVKDELQRIDGVANVNIYGSSDREIGVTVDSNKLAAYKISMAQILDAVNSQNLNAPGGRVSQNGTQLTVRTIGKYKTVGDIQNVIVANQDGRLIRLSDVATVTDGWAEETVMARTNGSPSVLISVQKQSGTNTVNVADHVKQAVSSMQEKLPPDVKISITNDSSVYIKDSVHDVLMSLFFGGLLAVIITFLFLQNTRATIIGALAIPTSIVATFFLMKSMHFTLNTMSLMGLSLAVGILIDDAIVVIENVFRHMEQGKSAYEAARDGTSEIALAVMATTLSILAVFVPVGSMSGIIGQYFKQFGLTVAFAVAFSLFVAFTLTPMLSAHWLKPEHGQSHEPTGIRRKLKQLLDKFEAGFLMLQQSYRKLLAWALERPKKLVAVAVLSLFANFLLMPFLGTEFQPTYDSGEFSVSLTAPAGTSLEKMRELIEPIEETVLAIPEKDIAYVTIGSGGYNKASIGVKLVSSSQRSRSMNQIMDGLRHEFANVGDLKVVVSTSQGVGRGNSSPVQVAFRGADLDELNKLAQELAEKLKQVPGTVDVDISSEQSSPEVQVKLDTLKMSDAGLDASTVANTVQMAFLGGTTRNQYSAGDKDYQIRVQLESQSRTDIADVSNLLIASKSGNFVRLGDVAAVELSSGPSQINREARQRQVIVYSNVVGASAGEIMNKAEAIAKDMTMPTGYSYRFVGQAQTMQDSFMEIAKSLALAVVLIYMVLAAQFESFIHPFTIMLSLPFSLTGAILGLLIAGQTINIMSLIGIIMLMGLVTKNAILLVDYTNQLREQGMNLADALIEAGSVRLRPILMTTAAMIFGMLPIALGIGAGAELRQSMGVVLVGGLITSTVLTLIVVPLVYLLIDGLKERFSSRKSDKAV, from the coding sequence ATGGGAGCCATTGCAACTTTTATTAAGCGTCCCGTCTTTACCCTGATGCTGGTTATGCTGCTGGTGGTTTTTGGGGCGGGGGCTTATCCAAGTCTCGGGATTGACTTATATCCTGATGTCGATTTTCCGTTAGTTAGTGTCTCGGTTTCATTTCCTGGCGCTTCACCGGAAGAGATGGAAAGCTTGATTACCAAGCCGGTCGAAGATGCGGTCAGTTCTCTTTCGGGGATTAAAAATTTGTCATCCGTAACCCGTGAAGGCTCGTCTCAGACTACCATTGAGTTTGAGTTTGGGACAGATCCGAAGCTTGCAGCGAATGAAGTTAGGGAGAAGGTCGCCGGTGCGCGGCGCAGACTGCCGGATGGTATTGATGAACCGGTTGTTCAGCGCTTTGACATGTCGGCCCAGGCTATTGCCACCTTTAGTTTATCTTCCGAAACTCGCAGCCCGGGCGAGATAAGAAAACTGGCTACTGATCTTGTAAAAGATGAGTTGCAGCGGATTGATGGTGTGGCCAATGTAAATATTTATGGCTCATCTGACCGGGAAATTGGCGTTACTGTAGATTCTAATAAACTGGCTGCTTATAAAATATCGATGGCTCAGATTCTTGATGCTGTGAACAGCCAGAATCTGAATGCACCTGGTGGGCGGGTATCGCAAAATGGTACTCAGCTGACAGTGAGAACTATCGGGAAATATAAGACAGTTGGCGATATTCAGAATGTGATCGTAGCCAACCAAGACGGGCGGCTGATTCGCTTAAGTGACGTGGCCACTGTCACCGATGGCTGGGCGGAAGAAACCGTTATGGCCCGTACAAACGGATCACCCAGTGTTTTGATTTCAGTACAAAAACAATCAGGTACCAATACTGTTAATGTTGCCGATCATGTGAAACAAGCAGTAAGCAGCATGCAAGAAAAATTACCGCCTGATGTTAAGATTTCTATTACCAATGACAGTTCAGTCTATATTAAAGATAGTGTTCATGATGTATTGATGTCACTATTTTTTGGTGGACTGTTAGCGGTTATTATTACGTTTCTGTTTCTGCAAAACACGAGAGCAACGATCATTGGTGCTTTGGCCATCCCGACTTCAATTGTTGCCACCTTTTTCTTAATGAAGTCGATGCATTTTACACTCAATACCATGTCGCTTATGGGCCTTAGTTTAGCGGTCGGTATTCTGATTGATGACGCGATCGTGGTTATTGAAAACGTGTTCCGGCACATGGAGCAAGGCAAATCGGCCTATGAAGCGGCAAGAGATGGTACTTCTGAAATTGCTCTTGCTGTTATGGCAACCACTTTGTCTATTCTGGCTGTTTTCGTTCCGGTCGGCAGTATGAGTGGTATTATTGGGCAATACTTCAAACAGTTTGGTTTGACTGTAGCCTTTGCGGTTGCATTCTCACTGTTTGTAGCTTTTACACTGACTCCAATGCTGTCAGCCCATTGGCTGAAACCTGAGCATGGTCAGTCTCATGAGCCGACAGGGATACGCCGTAAGCTAAAACAATTGCTGGATAAGTTTGAAGCAGGCTTTTTGATGCTGCAACAAAGTTATCGCAAGTTATTGGCATGGGCGCTGGAAAGACCGAAAAAGCTGGTAGCGGTAGCTGTGCTTTCACTCTTTGCCAACTTCTTACTCATGCCTTTCCTTGGCACTGAATTTCAGCCTACCTACGATTCCGGTGAATTCAGCGTCAGCTTGACTGCTCCGGCAGGCACCTCGCTTGAAAAAATGCGGGAACTTATTGAACCCATTGAGGAAACCGTGCTGGCCATCCCTGAGAAAGACATCGCTTATGTAACCATTGGCTCCGGCGGTTACAATAAAGCTTCCATTGGGGTGAAATTGGTCTCCAGCAGTCAGCGCTCCCGCTCCATGAATCAAATTATGGATGGGCTAAGACATGAGTTTGCTAATGTTGGCGATCTCAAGGTCGTTGTGTCGACCAGTCAGGGCGTGGGACGCGGTAATTCCAGTCCAGTTCAGGTCGCTTTCCGGGGGGCTGACTTGGATGAATTAAATAAATTGGCTCAGGAATTAGCTGAGAAGCTTAAACAAGTTCCCGGAACGGTCGATGTCGATATATCAAGTGAACAGTCATCACCAGAAGTACAGGTTAAACTGGACACGCTTAAAATGAGTGATGCGGGTCTGGATGCTTCAACCGTAGCAAATACTGTGCAAATGGCTTTCTTAGGCGGTACAACCCGCAATCAATATAGTGCCGGTGATAAAGACTATCAGATTCGCGTACAGCTGGAAAGTCAAAGCCGGACAGATATTGCTGATGTTTCCAATCTGCTTATTGCTTCGAAAAGCGGTAATTTCGTGAGATTGGGCGATGTCGCCGCAGTAGAGCTTTCTTCCGGTCCAAGCCAGATTAACCGTGAAGCTCGTCAGCGGCAGGTCATCGTATATTCTAACGTTGTTGGAGCATCAGCAGGGGAAATCATGAATAAAGCTGAGGCTATTGCCAAAGATATGACCATGCCTACAGGCTATAGTTACCGTTTTGTTGGTCAGGCCCAAACTATGCAAGATTCATTTATGGAAATTGCTAAATCGCTGGCCTTGGCTGTAGTGCTGATCTATATGGTATTGGCAGCTCAGTTTGAAAGCTTTATTCATCCGTTTACCATTATGTTATCCTTACCGTTTTCGCTGACCGGTGCTATCTTAGGCTTGCTGATAGCAGGGCAGACGATTAACATTATGTCACTCATTGGGATCATCATGCTGATGGGCCTTGTGACTAAGAATGCTATTCTGCTTGTCGATTACACCAATCAATTGCGGGAACAGGGAATGAATCTGGCGGATGCCTTAATTGAGGCAGGCAGTGTCCGCTTACGGCCAATTCTGATGACTACAGCAGCGATGATCTTTGGTATGCTGCCTATTGCCTTGGGAATTGGTGCTGGAGCTGAACTTCGTCAGTCCATGGGGGTTGTGCTTGTAGGGGGCTTAATTACCTCAACAGTATTAACGCTGATTGTGGTTCCACTTGTTTATCTATTGATTGATGGTCTTAAAGAGCGTTTTAGCAGCCGAAAAAGTGATAAGGCGGTATAA